In a genomic window of Clavelina lepadiformis chromosome 7, kaClaLepa1.1, whole genome shotgun sequence:
- the LOC143465306 gene encoding uncharacterized protein LOC143465306: MKILVLFALIVCMNCVCGEGTTTKTCSDDCKDAKETCTSSKIKQMCYDHIFSRVIRKLCKFSCNLCQPCEKSSCDPENDPCKDDHSLCSIDDAQDYCKATEGRMAMFIQEKCKKTCGFCQPCQQNSNEIRTFSNSCDRDCKDEDNDCSYYADKYCKSTRYESWMKKHCAKSCGVCKPCDQAPTTTAEKTTTPVPSTTRETTQASTTTVETTSQLVTTTPAVIVEADLTGGVNFIDESCEANCLHGSCFNRGGHNCKCENRKSRSEVPTCRTNCQVYCPKPYDYIGEWTESCSGKFLCTCNINRGLRRGAKCT, translated from the exons ATGAAGATTTTAGTTCTTTTCGCCCTTATTGTCTGCATGAACTGTGTTTGCGGAGAAGGCACAACCACAAAAACATGCT CCGACGATTGCAAGGACGCAAAGGAGACCTGCACATCttccaaaataaaacaaatgtgtTACGATCATATATTTTCCCGGGTCATAAGGAAACTGTGCAAATTTTCTTGTAATCTATGCCAACCTTGCGAGAAGTCCAGCTGTGATCCAG AGAACGATCCTTGCAAAGATGATCATTCGTTATGTTCTATCGATGACGCACAAGATTACTGCAAAGCTACCGAGGGTCGTATGGCCATGTTTATTCAAGAAAAGTGCAAGAAAACTTGTGGATTTTGTCAACCTTGCCAGCAAAATAGCAACGAAATACGCACCTTCTCAAATTCTTGTGACCGAG ACTGCAAAGACGAAGACAACGACTGTTCATATTATGCTGACAAATACTGCAAGTCAACACGTTACGAAAGCTGGATGAAAAAACATTGTGCGAAGAGCTGTGGAGTTTGCAAACCCTGCGATCAGGCCCCTACAACAACCGCAGAGAAAACAACAACCCCTGTCCCTTCTACAACACGGGAAACCACCCAAGCGTCCACTACTACAGTCGAAACGACATCCCAGCTTGTCACCACCACACCTGCCGTTATTGTGGAAGCAGATTTGACTGGTGGAGTAAACTTTATAG ACGAGAGCTGCGAGGCGAACTGTCTGCACGGGAGTTGCTTCAATCGAGGCGGTCATAACTGCAAATGCGAAAACCGCAAATCTCGCTCGGAAGTACCAACGTGTAGAACCAACTGCCAAGTCTATTGTCCCAAGCCGTACGATTACATTGGAGAATGGACGGAATCATGCAGTGGAAAATTTCTATGCACTTGTAATATAAACCGTGGCCTTCGTCGTGGTGCAAAATGTACTTGA
- the LOC143465418 gene encoding uncharacterized protein LOC143465418, protein MRTVLFMMLVGLANCQQTTDRLRDTIRDHITGQLYFAGSGEQRQCQKNCKDQLKYCGLPQMMAFCNRTDVFSFLLKSKCPRACGICKPCDTISARSCMPGNKCQDTHKLCPIFLAPKFCKDEKLGYLVSRKCKRSCGVCIPCGGLIPAPDCSNDCKDGHKSCPYWAREQDHCKKESLHHEWMMNNCKMSCGVCKPCGGIPPPSPNSGLVPPTERPVVQKVCDAHCDDGLCQGREIGRSQCACLGSRKEAPTCSGRCVVHCPKPRDYRGNNWRSACEGRRQCTCITNPNRSGVLGALCA, encoded by the exons ATGAGAACCGTACTTTTTATGATGTTGGTTGGACTGGCGAATTGCCAACAAACGACGGATCGGCTTCGAGATACAATCAGAGACCATATCACAGGACAGCTGTACTTCGCTGGGAGTGGGGAGCAGCGACAGTGTC agaaaaattgcaaagatCAATTAAAATACTGCGGTTTACCGCAAATGATGGCTTTCTGCAATCGTACTGACGTATTCTCTTTTCTCCTCAAATCGAAATGTCCAAGAGCGTGTGGAATTTGCAAGCCTTGTGATACAATTTCGGCTAGATCTTGCATGCCAG GAAATAAATGTCAAGACACTCACAAGCTTTGTCCGATCTTTCTGGCGCCGAAATTTTGCAAAGATGAGAAGTTGGGTTATCTCGTAAGTCGGAAGTGCAAAAGATCTTGCGGAGTTTGCATTCCGTGTGGAGGACTCATCCCTGCGCCGGATTGTTCAAACG ATTGCAAGGACGGTCATAAATCCTGTCCATACTGGGCTCGTGAGCAGGATCACTGCAAAAAAGAATCTCTCCACCACGAGTGGATGATGAACAACTGCAAGATGAGTTGCGGAGTTTGTAAACCATGCGGAGGAATTCCTCCTCCCTCACCGAACTCTGGACTTGTTCCTCCGACCGAAAGACCAGTCGTGCAAA AAGTGTGTGATGCACATTGCGACGATGGATTATGTCAAGGTCGCGAAATTGGCAGGTCTCAGTGTGCATGCTTAGGATCCCGAAAAGAGGCTCCAACGTGTTCCGGCCGCTGTGTAGTCCATTGCCCCAAACCGAGAGATTATCGCGGCAATAACTGGCGGTCAGCATGCGAAGGAAGACGACAGTGCACCTGCATTACAAACCCAAACAGATCGGGCGTGCTTGGAGCTTTGTGTGCATAA
- the LOC143465213 gene encoding uncharacterized protein LOC143465213 codes for MLYDFQEKVVSLFKEKSDISKMKFLVIFAFVTLVSCMDRKLTPLKAESCEDCKDSHEICGLERVEKMCKDHIFSSIAKAMCRSTCKVCEPCEISPRTCTPETDPCRDTSKHCHFLAPTYCAVGRLSELVRIKCRKSCGECKPTCKPLEIEGRGLTLEPCKPDCKDKYEECPYWKDKYCKGSINSAWTKKNCPYSCGVCKPCNKPSKSSLVPPPLPTTQDKKMMTTTTTTQQSTKTTTIQQSTKSTTTESTTTMKSKKPKATNTSEVTRDEDECQVECEQGGCFSYGEEKECVCDKKLGQKEKPRCQGMCSVYCPKPAEHDGEWLDDCDGNVICTCNTRGDKGTGVLPGALCR; via the exons ATGCTTTATGATTTTCAGGAAAAAGTTGTATCATTATTCAAAGAGAAAAGTGATATAAGCAAAATGAAGTTCTTAGTAATCTTCGCTTTTGTCACCCTAGTTAGTTGCATGGACAGAAAACTAACTCCCCTCAAAGCAGAGTCGTGTG AAGACTGCAAAGATTCACACGAGATATGTGGTCTTGAGAGAGTAGAAAAAATGTGCAAAGATCATATTTTCTCCTCGATTGCCAAAGCGATGTGCAGAAGTACTTGCAAAGTTTGCGAGCCTTGCGAAATTTCTCCACGCACTTGCACCCCAG AAACCGATCCTTGCCGGGATACAAGTAAACATTGTCACTTTCTCGCCCCGACATACTGTGCGGTTGGTCGTTTATCCGAGTTGGTCAGGATCAAGTGCAGGAAATCGTGCGGGGAATGCAAACCAACTTGCAAACCACTTGAAATCGAAGGAAGAGGACTCACTCTCGAACCTTGCAAGCCAG ATTGTAAAGACAAATATGAAGAATGTCCCTACTGGAAGGATAAGTATTGCAAGGGATCTATTAACAGTGCGTGGACCAAGAAGAACTGTCCATACAGCTGTGGTGTTTGCAAACCCTGTAACAAACCATCAAAATCATCACTGGTACCGCCACCTTTGCCAACAACCCAAGATAAAAAGATGATGACAACTACTACCACCACTCAGCAGTCCACCAAAACTACCACCATCCAGCAGTCTACCAAAAGCACCACCACTGAATCTACTACCACTATGAAATCCAAAAAACCCAAGGCAACAAATACATCTGAAGTGACAAGAGACGAAG ATGAATGCCAAGTGGAATGCGAACAGGGAGGGTGCTTCAGTTACGGTGAAGAGAAAGAATGTGTTTGCGACAAGAAACTCGGACAAAAAGAGAAACCTCGCTGTCAAGGCATGTGCAGCGTCTACTGCCCGAAACCGGCCGAACATGACGGCGAATGGCTTGATGATTGCGACGGGAACGTGATTTGCACCTGTAATACCAGAGGAGACAAAGGAACTGGGGTACTACCTGGTGCCTTGTGCCGCTAA